The following proteins are encoded in a genomic region of Arachis ipaensis cultivar K30076 chromosome B02, Araip1.1, whole genome shotgun sequence:
- the LOC110268337 gene encoding probable lactoylglutathione lyase, chloroplastic: MRFHLLLPPAKRAQGHGTVTTTKVKNDNRRFLHVVYRVGDLDKTIKFYTKCLGMKLLRKRDIPEERYTNSFLGYGPEDSNFTVELTYNYGVDKYDIGNGFGHLGVVVEDVGEVEERRREVAGEGVVLEVDYTAEEIIIEGVRDGRMGLLLSEFGDDDERE; this comes from the exons ATGCGGTTCCATTTGCTTCTGCCGCCAGCGAAGCGAGCACAGGGGCATGGGACCGTGACGACGACCAAG GTCAAAAATGACAATAGAAGATTCTTACATGTTGTGTACCGTGTTGGGGACTTGGATAAGACTATAAA GTTTTACACTAAGTGCCTTGGCATGAAGCTGTTGAGAAAACGTGATATACCTGAAGAAAGATACACAAATTCTTTTCTTGGATATGGCCCTGAAGATTCCAATTTTACAGTTGAGCTTACCTACA ATTATGGAGTGGACAAGTATGACATTGGAAATGGGTTTGGTCATTTGGGTGTTGTAGTTGAAGAT GTTGGTGAGGTTGAGGAGCGGCGGAGGGAGGTGGCTGGAGAAGGAGTTGTTCTGGAGGTAGACTACACGGCAGAAGAGATAATCATAGAGGGAGTGAGGGATGGCCGGATGGGACTGTTGCTGAGTGAGTTTGGGGATGATGATGAAAGAGAATAG